One Sphingomonas sp. BT-65 genomic window carries:
- the cutA gene encoding divalent-cation tolerance protein CutA: MSDIALLHVTFATAEEAERTGRLMVEEKLAACVNLLGPCSSIYRWQGLVETAAEYRALFKTTPQLARELADRIAALHSYDLPAIEIWPAAAGDAVADWVDEATR, translated from the coding sequence TTGAGCGACATCGCACTGCTGCACGTGACCTTCGCCACAGCGGAGGAGGCCGAGCGAACCGGCCGGCTGATGGTCGAGGAGAAGCTCGCCGCCTGCGTCAACCTGCTCGGACCGTGCAGTTCGATCTATCGCTGGCAAGGTCTCGTCGAGACCGCGGCCGAATATCGCGCCTTGTTCAAGACCACGCCGCAGCTGGCGCGCGAGCTCGCCGACCGGATTGCGGCGCTGCACAGCTACGATCTGCCCGCGATCGAGATCTGGCCCGCCGCGGCCGGCGATGCCGTCGCCGATTGGGTCGACGAAGCGACGCGGTGA
- the rpsI gene encoding 30S ribosomal protein S9, giving the protein MSDNRQSLSDLGNIAAGAPEGAEVVAAEAYLAGAPVVETMPLRQQELDKFGRAYATGRRKDAVARVWIKPGSGKITINGRDQEVYFARPTLRLVINQPFGVAERDGQYDVVCTVKGGGLSGQAGAVKHGIAQALTKYEPVLRAPVKAAGFLTRDSRAVERKKYGKAKARRSFQFSKR; this is encoded by the coding sequence ATGTCCGACAATCGCCAGTCCCTTTCCGATCTCGGTAACATCGCCGCCGGTGCGCCCGAGGGTGCTGAGGTGGTCGCCGCCGAGGCCTATCTGGCCGGTGCCCCGGTCGTTGAGACCATGCCGCTGCGCCAGCAGGAGCTCGATAAGTTCGGCCGCGCCTATGCGACCGGCCGCCGCAAGGACGCCGTCGCGCGCGTGTGGATCAAGCCCGGCTCGGGCAAGATCACGATCAACGGCCGCGACCAGGAAGTCTATTTCGCGCGCCCGACGCTGCGTCTCGTCATCAACCAGCCGTTCGGTGTTGCCGAGCGCGACGGTCAGTATGACGTGGTCTGCACCGTCAAGGGCGGCGGGCTTTCGGGCCAGGCCGGCGCGGTCAAGCACGGCATCGCCCAGGCGCTGACCAAGTATGAGCCGGTGCTGCGCGCGCCGGTCAAGGCGGCCGGCTTCCTGACCCGCGACAGCCGCGCGGTCGAGCGCAAGAAGTACGGCAAGGCCAAGGCCCGCCGCAGCTTCCAGTTCTCGAAGCGCTAA
- a CDS encoding metallophosphoesterase yields MIRLFHVSDIHFGAEDRAALDWFAGLVRDEAPDAVVVTGDLTMRARHREFEAAAKWLEGLGRPVTVEVGNHDLPYFNLWARFVTPYRRYRALERMIERPLDLPGVTIVPLKTTARFQWRLDWSKGHVSTRALQQALALVEAAPAGHRIFVACHHPLVEAGTRSTSRTRGGRGALAALSQAGADAVLTGHVHDPFDIRHPSGGGTVRLIGAGTLSERVRESPPSFNEVRIAETGIETIARIMGATPDQSLSPPAA; encoded by the coding sequence ATGATCCGCCTGTTCCACGTCAGCGACATCCATTTCGGCGCGGAGGATCGCGCCGCGCTCGACTGGTTCGCAGGGCTGGTGCGGGACGAAGCGCCCGACGCGGTGGTGGTGACCGGCGATCTCACGATGCGCGCCCGCCACCGCGAGTTCGAGGCGGCGGCGAAATGGCTCGAGGGGCTGGGCCGGCCGGTGACGGTCGAAGTCGGCAATCACGACCTGCCCTATTTCAACCTGTGGGCGCGCTTCGTCACCCCCTATCGCCGCTACCGCGCGCTCGAGCGGATGATCGAGCGCCCGCTCGACCTGCCGGGCGTGACGATCGTCCCGCTCAAGACCACCGCGCGCTTCCAGTGGCGGCTCGACTGGTCGAAGGGCCATGTCAGCACGCGCGCGTTGCAACAGGCGCTGGCGCTGGTCGAGGCGGCGCCGGCGGGGCACCGCATCTTCGTCGCCTGTCATCATCCGCTGGTCGAGGCCGGGACGCGCAGCACCTCGCGCACGCGCGGCGGGCGGGGCGCGCTCGCGGCGCTGTCGCAGGCCGGAGCCGATGCGGTGCTGACCGGCCATGTCCACGACCCGTTCGACATACGGCATCCGAGCGGCGGCGGGACGGTGCGGCTGATCGGCGCCGGAACCCTGTCGGAGCGCGTGCGTGAGAGCCCGCCCTCGTTCAACGAGGTCCGCATCGCCGAGACCGGGATCGAGACGATCGCCCGAATCATGGGCGCGACGCCCGACCAGTCGCTGTCGCCACCCGCGGCGTGA
- a CDS encoding autotransporter domain-containing protein produces MTIACHQWRVRASLFLSAAGLSLALTAPGVASAQSLSAADVVDSPHTSVRLTDLVEVPHSGTQPVSVAPAAQSGFVLPNEAIETPNITINNNFTPTQARDPNLITGIGQVITDSGGGFVGLCTGTLINPRTILFAAHCVNTRAATAYGAGSGGVGIGVGFENNTRANAAGQTDELVRWLFGGTGGAGQYQTNQAQAFYNINQVFYDPRSQAPASCTNPTSCFLEADVATAVLDTPTRNIPTWALLFSPLPTPGSINTATGTGYHVEMQGYGSFGTGTTGAASGSDFRRRAAENMLGALVSLNNRNLFLFGTTGSPSRPQALYFLDFDDPRRGQTGADPEDFNGFRDNALPREGLTGPGDSGGPLILDRAFSKPVVIGTLSGGSTFFGGQPGGSYGTQSFYQPLFLYWDWIVANSPYRYVTAVAGNRNWEDQTAWVTELDPNFQIIVNGQLVNGLPTNLGGALGIAPEFGEMCFQSPSNSANPATNECVNIATGQERNNVPNGATESSAPLVADITGNSGLTMPVETAQADPGYSDTVRPAPTIANGLPGATNFTPNNVDGVRATGQMGRYYDVTLRNTGVVTLNSSVTIDRFSIVGATSQLNIASGATLNSLIEIRQLTGTIQNNGTLTSPGDYLLLSGLLTGTGTVRAPFTTSVMGSIAPGTLTTPGTLTFAGNLVLSSGSNYLVDVGANGVSDRILLTATTFTGTTPTNGLATLGGNVMLSFSPTTLRGGSSYTILTAQGGVTGTFNAPTALSAILTPRLSYTANSVLLNIVAGSYTNVVPSSDPIGYAYALLLDANRANAANYDALYGPLDLQNAATIRTTLASLAPASESTVQTLGFAVVDSNSNFIRTRLQGLDPANLGGTLAHYGRPVQVAALGLSPAGNTTIASDMAAPTLLQEGALPDNMSGFISGGYLTGDGRAMTGIGGRDDLDGWYVGGGIEVAAGDNGLVGFALSYTDLEGTPSFAGQTVKNEAFQGTLYAKMVSPNGLTVDGLVIAGAITSRSERSVNFLGTPFTLRASDSALVLSSELGLGKDLGGDSLEITPRIAGRATHIGFGSARESGGPMALDLRRHAFTSYQGRAGVTFGGKSAKVRPFVTGTYVHEFADQPDFVTADLIGGASGGVLFALNGEDKDWAEISGGLTLKTGSVDLSIAADTTIERTDLSVQTYRGSVTFRF; encoded by the coding sequence ATGACAATCGCTTGTCACCAGTGGCGCGTGCGCGCATCGCTTTTTCTTTCGGCTGCCGGCCTGAGCCTTGCGCTGACCGCGCCGGGCGTCGCCAGCGCGCAATCGTTGAGCGCGGCCGATGTCGTCGACAGCCCGCATACAAGCGTCCGGCTCACGGATCTGGTCGAGGTGCCCCATTCCGGCACACAGCCGGTCAGCGTCGCGCCGGCTGCGCAGAGCGGTTTCGTGTTGCCCAACGAAGCGATCGAGACCCCCAACATCACGATCAACAACAACTTCACGCCCACCCAGGCCCGCGACCCGAACCTCATCACGGGCATCGGCCAGGTGATCACCGACTCCGGCGGCGGCTTTGTCGGCCTGTGCACCGGCACGCTGATCAATCCGCGCACCATCCTGTTCGCGGCGCACTGCGTGAACACGCGCGCGGCGACCGCCTATGGCGCGGGATCGGGCGGCGTCGGCATCGGTGTCGGCTTCGAGAACAACACGCGCGCCAACGCCGCGGGCCAGACCGACGAGCTCGTCCGCTGGCTGTTCGGCGGTACCGGCGGTGCCGGGCAGTATCAGACCAATCAGGCTCAGGCCTTCTACAATATCAACCAGGTCTTCTACGATCCGCGTTCGCAGGCACCGGCATCGTGCACCAACCCCACCTCGTGCTTCCTCGAGGCGGACGTCGCGACCGCGGTGCTCGACACTCCGACCCGCAACATCCCGACCTGGGCGCTGCTGTTCTCGCCGCTCCCGACGCCGGGCAGCATCAATACGGCGACCGGCACCGGCTATCATGTCGAGATGCAGGGCTATGGCAGCTTCGGTACGGGCACGACCGGCGCGGCCTCGGGCAGCGATTTCCGCCGCCGCGCCGCCGAGAACATGCTCGGCGCGCTGGTCTCGCTCAACAACCGCAACCTGTTCCTGTTCGGCACCACCGGAAGTCCCTCGCGGCCGCAGGCGCTCTATTTCCTCGACTTCGACGATCCCCGCCGCGGACAGACCGGCGCCGATCCGGAGGACTTCAACGGCTTCCGCGACAATGCGCTGCCGCGCGAGGGCCTGACCGGGCCGGGCGACTCGGGCGGCCCGCTGATCCTCGACCGCGCCTTCTCTAAGCCGGTGGTGATCGGCACGCTTTCCGGCGGCTCGACCTTCTTCGGGGGACAGCCCGGCGGCAGCTACGGCACGCAGAGCTTCTACCAGCCGCTGTTCCTCTATTGGGACTGGATCGTCGCCAACAGCCCGTATCGCTACGTCACCGCGGTGGCGGGCAATCGCAACTGGGAAGACCAGACTGCCTGGGTGACCGAGCTCGATCCCAATTTCCAGATCATCGTCAACGGCCAGCTCGTGAACGGCCTGCCGACCAACCTCGGCGGCGCGCTCGGCATCGCGCCCGAATTCGGCGAGATGTGCTTCCAGTCGCCGAGCAACTCGGCCAACCCCGCGACCAACGAGTGCGTGAACATTGCCACCGGCCAGGAGCGCAACAACGTGCCCAACGGCGCGACCGAGTCGAGCGCGCCGCTGGTCGCGGACATCACCGGCAATTCGGGCCTGACCATGCCGGTCGAGACCGCGCAGGCCGACCCCGGCTATTCGGACACGGTGCGTCCGGCGCCGACGATCGCCAACGGCCTGCCGGGGGCGACCAACTTCACGCCGAACAATGTCGACGGCGTGCGCGCGACCGGGCAGATGGGGCGCTATTACGACGTCACGCTGCGCAACACCGGCGTAGTGACGCTGAACTCCTCGGTCACCATCGACCGCTTCTCGATCGTGGGCGCGACCTCGCAACTCAACATCGCCAGCGGCGCGACGCTCAACAGCCTGATCGAGATCCGCCAGCTCACCGGCACGATCCAGAACAACGGCACGCTCACCTCGCCGGGCGACTATCTGCTGCTCTCGGGCCTGCTGACCGGCACCGGCACTGTCCGCGCGCCGTTCACCACCAGCGTGATGGGCAGCATCGCGCCGGGCACGCTGACCACGCCGGGCACGCTGACCTTCGCCGGCAATCTCGTCCTCTCGTCGGGGTCGAACTATCTGGTCGATGTCGGCGCCAACGGGGTGTCGGACCGGATCCTGCTCACCGCCACGACGTTCACCGGCACTACGCCGACCAACGGCCTGGCGACGCTCGGCGGCAACGTGATGCTGTCCTTCTCGCCGACCACGCTGCGCGGCGGCAGCAGCTACACGATCCTCACCGCGCAAGGCGGCGTCACCGGCACGTTCAACGCGCCGACCGCGCTCAGCGCGATCCTGACGCCGAGGCTCAGCTACACCGCGAACTCGGTGCTGCTGAACATCGTCGCGGGCAGCTATACCAATGTCGTCCCGTCGAGTGACCCGATCGGCTACGCCTATGCGCTGCTGCTCGACGCGAACCGCGCCAATGCGGCGAACTATGACGCGCTCTACGGCCCGCTCGATCTGCAGAACGCGGCGACGATCCGCACGACGCTGGCCAGCCTTGCCCCGGCGAGCGAATCGACGGTGCAGACGCTGGGCTTCGCGGTGGTGGATTCGAACTCGAACTTCATCCGCACGCGTCTCCAGGGTCTCGACCCGGCGAACCTAGGGGGCACGCTGGCGCATTATGGCCGGCCGGTGCAGGTCGCGGCGCTCGGCCTGTCGCCCGCCGGCAACACGACCATCGCCAGCGACATGGCGGCGCCGACGCTGCTCCAGGAAGGTGCATTGCCCGACAATATGAGCGGCTTCATCTCCGGCGGCTACCTCACCGGCGACGGCCGCGCGATGACCGGGATCGGCGGGCGCGACGACCTCGACGGCTGGTATGTCGGCGGCGGCATCGAGGTCGCGGCAGGCGACAACGGCCTGGTCGGCTTTGCGCTGAGCTATACCGACCTCGAAGGGACGCCGTCGTTCGCCGGCCAGACGGTCAAGAACGAGGCTTTCCAGGGCACGCTCTACGCCAAGATGGTGAGCCCGAACGGTCTCACCGTCGACGGCCTGGTGATCGCCGGCGCGATCACCTCGCGCAGCGAGCGCTCAGTCAACTTCCTCGGCACGCCGTTCACGCTGCGCGCCTCGGATTCGGCGCTGGTGCTCAGCAGCGAGCTCGGGCTGGGTAAGGACCTCGGCGGCGATTCGCTGGAGATCACGCCGCGCATCGCCGGCCGCGCCACCCATATCGGCTTCGGCAGCGCACGGGAGAGCGGCGGACCGATGGCGCTTGACCTGCGCCGGCACGCCTTCACCAGCTATCAGGGCCGGGCGGGTGTCACCTTCGGCGGCAAGTCGGCCAAGGTGCGGCCGTTCGTCACCGGCACCTATGTCCACGAGTTCGCGGACCAGCCGGACTTCGTCACCGCAGACCTGATCGGCGGCGCGAGCGGCGGCGTGCTGTTCGCGCTCAACGGCGAGGACAAGGACTGGGCGGAGATCAGCGGCGGGCTGACGCTCAAGACCGGCTCGGTCGACCTCTCGATCGCGGCGGACACCACGATCGAGCGCACCGACCTGTCGGTCCAGACCTATCGCGGATCGGTCACCTTCCGCTTCTGA
- a CDS encoding alpha/beta hydrolase: MSIFSPHDVNSPIVLTVPGLGGSGPSHWQSLWEDSRPDTRRVELGMWSTPHRNSWVTKLDQAIREAQAPVVLAAHSLGCLAVAWWAELAGQPYGWPVAGALLVAPADVDKGSHEALRAFAPSPAKPLPFPSILVASTDDPWVHIDHARNLAANWGSVFVDAGPQGHLNADSELGWWHDGQVLLDRVLDAASDRRGRTRRVEQHSVLAINATDAAQRHYLGS, translated from the coding sequence ATGTCCATCTTCTCGCCGCATGACGTGAATTCGCCGATCGTCCTGACCGTGCCGGGCCTGGGCGGCTCGGGCCCTTCGCACTGGCAGAGCCTGTGGGAGGATTCGCGTCCCGATACCCGCCGGGTGGAGCTCGGCATGTGGAGCACCCCGCACCGCAACAGCTGGGTCACCAAGCTCGACCAGGCGATCCGCGAGGCGCAGGCGCCGGTGGTGCTCGCCGCCCACAGCCTGGGCTGCCTCGCCGTCGCGTGGTGGGCCGAGCTCGCAGGGCAACCCTATGGCTGGCCGGTGGCGGGCGCGCTGCTCGTCGCGCCGGCGGACGTCGACAAGGGTTCGCACGAGGCGTTGCGCGCCTTCGCCCCCTCCCCTGCCAAGCCGCTGCCCTTCCCATCGATCCTGGTCGCGAGCACCGACGATCCCTGGGTGCATATCGACCATGCCCGCAACCTCGCCGCCAACTGGGGCAGCGTGTTCGTCGACGCGGGGCCGCAAGGTCATCTCAACGCCGATAGCGAGCTCGGCTGGTGGCACGATGGCCAGGTGCTGCTCGATCGCGTGCTCGACGCGGCGAGCGACCGGCGCGGACGCACCCGGCGCGTCGAGCAGCACAGCGTGCTGGCGATCAACGCGACCGACGCAGCGCAACGGCATTATCTGGGGAGCTAG
- a CDS encoding COX15/CtaA family protein, with protein MSQFTYTIRPRAIANWLYAVAALIVLMIAVGGITRLTESGLSITEWKLVTGILPPLSEAAWLAEFEKYKQIPEYQQINAGMSLAAFKGIYFWEYLHRLLGRLIGVAFALPLAWFAIRRAIPRGYGWRLVGLLILGGLQGVIGWWMVTSGLAERTDVSHFRLAAHLLLALLILALLVWTALDLRGLERDPGYRPARLTTVAAWTGLILFVQLMFGAFTAGLNAGLVTNEWPLMNGKFFPSEVLAVRPFFDALLNDPAMIHWVHRWWAWVTVAALIVLARRARAAGDRMASVAIHAAFGTQILLGIATVWTGVDIHVAALHQIVGALVVAATAWGAHSVGRRR; from the coding sequence GTGTCGCAGTTTACCTACACCATCCGCCCGCGCGCGATCGCCAACTGGCTCTACGCCGTCGCCGCGCTGATCGTCCTGATGATTGCCGTCGGCGGCATCACCCGCCTGACTGAGTCGGGGCTGTCGATCACCGAATGGAAGCTGGTCACCGGCATCCTGCCGCCGCTGAGCGAAGCGGCGTGGCTCGCCGAGTTCGAGAAGTACAAGCAGATCCCCGAATACCAGCAGATCAATGCGGGGATGAGCCTGGCGGCGTTCAAGGGCATCTATTTCTGGGAGTATCTGCACCGGCTGCTCGGCCGGCTGATCGGAGTCGCCTTCGCGCTGCCGCTCGCCTGGTTCGCGATCCGGCGGGCGATCCCGCGCGGCTATGGCTGGCGGCTGGTCGGGCTGCTGATCCTCGGCGGGCTGCAGGGCGTGATCGGCTGGTGGATGGTGACCTCGGGCCTCGCCGAGCGCACCGATGTCAGCCATTTCCGCCTCGCCGCGCACCTGCTGCTCGCGCTGCTGATCCTTGCGCTGCTGGTGTGGACCGCGCTCGACCTGCGCGGACTGGAACGCGATCCAGGCTACCGGCCCGCGCGGCTGACCACGGTCGCGGCGTGGACCGGCCTCATCCTGTTCGTCCAGCTTATGTTCGGGGCGTTCACCGCCGGGCTCAATGCCGGTCTGGTGACCAATGAATGGCCGCTGATGAACGGCAAGTTCTTTCCGTCTGAGGTGCTGGCGGTGCGTCCCTTCTTCGATGCGCTGCTCAACGATCCCGCGATGATCCACTGGGTCCATCGCTGGTGGGCATGGGTGACGGTCGCGGCGCTGATCGTGCTGGCGCGGCGCGCGAGGGCGGCGGGCGACCGAATGGCGTCGGTCGCGATCCATGCCGCGTTCGGCACGCAGATCCTGCTCGGCATCGCCACCGTGTGGACCGGCGTCGATATCCATGTCGCCGCGCTGCACCAGATCGTCGGCGCGCTGGTCGTCGCGGCGACCGCATGGGGCGCGCATTCGGTGGGGAGACGGCGTTGA
- a CDS encoding Fur family transcriptional regulator, which yields MHAQDHHGHRHHEHEGADLARAAQAALEKAGEQWTSMRASIFDALAGFDKPASAYDIAEAVSKAEGRRVAANSVYRILDLFVSANLARRVESANAYVANAHPDCLHDCIFLVCDSCGQTTHIDDDTITKSVRSAARGAGFSPVRPVIEVRGKCADCD from the coding sequence ATGCACGCGCAGGATCATCACGGCCACAGGCATCACGAGCACGAGGGCGCCGACCTCGCCCGCGCGGCGCAGGCTGCGCTGGAAAAGGCCGGCGAGCAGTGGACCAGCATGCGCGCGTCGATCTTCGACGCGCTGGCCGGGTTCGACAAGCCGGCCTCGGCCTATGACATCGCCGAGGCGGTGTCGAAGGCGGAGGGCCGTCGTGTTGCCGCCAACAGCGTCTATCGCATCCTCGACCTGTTCGTCAGCGCCAACCTTGCCCGCCGGGTCGAGAGCGCCAACGCCTATGTCGCCAATGCGCATCCCGATTGCCTGCACGACTGCATCTTCCTCGTCTGCGATTCGTGCGGCCAGACCACACATATCGACGACGATACGATCACCAAGTCGGTCCGCTCGGCCGCGCGGGGCGCGGGCTTCTCGCCCGTCCGCCCGGTGATCGAAGTGCGCGGCAAGTGCGCCGACTGCGACTGA
- the rplM gene encoding 50S ribosomal protein L13 produces MKALMKTTKSVKPAEVEKKWHIVDADGLVVGRAAVVIANVLRGKHKTSFTPHVDCGDNVIVINADKVRFTGKKLADKVYYKHTGYAGGIKEITAAKVLEGRFPERVLEKAIERMIPRGPLGRQQMRNLRIYKGAEHPHEAQNPEVLDIAAMNRKNKVGA; encoded by the coding sequence ATGAAGGCGCTGATGAAGACCACCAAGTCGGTGAAGCCGGCCGAGGTGGAGAAGAAGTGGCATATCGTCGATGCCGACGGCCTGGTCGTCGGCCGCGCGGCGGTGGTGATCGCCAATGTCCTGCGCGGCAAGCACAAGACCAGCTTCACCCCGCATGTCGATTGCGGTGACAATGTCATCGTGATCAACGCGGACAAGGTGCGGTTCACCGGCAAGAAGCTGGCCGACAAAGTCTATTACAAGCACACCGGCTATGCCGGCGGAATCAAGGAAATCACCGCCGCCAAGGTGCTGGAAGGTCGCTTCCCCGAGCGCGTGCTGGAGAAGGCGATCGAGCGCATGATCCCGCGTGGGCCCCTGGGCCGCCAGCAGATGCGCAACCTGCGCATCTACAAGGGCGCCGAGCATCCGCATGAGGCGCAGAATCCCGAAGTCCTGGATATCGCGGCGATGAACCGCAAGAACAAGGTGGGCGCATAA
- a CDS encoding MerC domain-containing protein encodes MATVLAPRFWEQVDSRFDRLAIGLSSLCLAHCVASTVLLALASAAGAFLHPAIHEIGLVLAILFGLVALGRGIWKHGYMLPSAVGAFGLGMMAGALTLPHGGQEILWTVLGVAVLALGHDLNRRATY; translated from the coding sequence ATGGCCACCGTGCTTGCCCCGCGATTCTGGGAACAGGTCGATTCGCGGTTCGATCGTCTTGCGATCGGACTGTCGAGCCTGTGCCTGGCGCATTGCGTCGCGAGCACGGTGCTGCTCGCGCTCGCGTCCGCGGCGGGTGCGTTCCTACATCCGGCGATTCACGAGATCGGGCTGGTGCTCGCGATCCTGTTCGGGCTGGTCGCGCTGGGCCGTGGCATCTGGAAGCATGGCTATATGCTCCCCTCCGCGGTCGGCGCCTTCGGCCTCGGCATGATGGCGGGCGCGCTGACGCTCCCGCATGGCGGGCAGGAGATTCTCTGGACCGTGCTCGGCGTCGCGGTGCTCGCGCTCGGCCACGACCTCAACCGGCGGGCGACTTATTAG
- a CDS encoding diacylglycerol kinase family protein — translation MERLWFITNPQSGSATREKCAALEAVFEERGLVLAGRTGFPDEPIPSEDELVAARIDTVVLFAGDGTINAALCALADWDGAFLILPGGTMNLLARALHGDAEPPDIIHAAHDGGRKVALPYVEAGPHRAFVGLILGPAAHWARAREAARKGRVARVLGAMRTAWRRTFGKGIRVAGVPGMRERYQAVFVAPGANGLEVAAIDARDWASIAELGWNWLTGDWVAARAVTDRRAERLRVLRRRPVLALFDGEPVTLAPNTEVTGGMTRPAFIATLQDAA, via the coding sequence ATGGAGCGACTATGGTTCATCACGAATCCGCAATCGGGGTCGGCGACGCGCGAGAAGTGCGCGGCGCTGGAGGCCGTGTTCGAGGAACGCGGGCTCGTGCTCGCCGGCCGGACGGGATTCCCGGATGAACCGATCCCCAGCGAGGACGAACTGGTGGCGGCAAGGATCGACACCGTCGTGCTGTTCGCCGGGGACGGCACGATCAACGCCGCCTTGTGTGCGCTGGCGGATTGGGACGGCGCGTTCCTGATCCTGCCGGGCGGGACGATGAACCTGCTCGCCAGGGCGCTGCACGGCGACGCCGAGCCCCCCGACATCATCCACGCCGCGCATGACGGCGGGCGCAAGGTCGCGCTGCCCTATGTCGAGGCTGGGCCGCACCGCGCGTTCGTCGGCCTGATCCTGGGGCCGGCGGCGCATTGGGCGCGGGCGCGGGAGGCGGCGCGCAAGGGGCGCGTGGCACGCGTGCTCGGCGCGATGCGCACCGCGTGGCGGCGCACCTTCGGCAAGGGCATCCGCGTCGCCGGCGTGCCGGGGATGCGAGAGCGTTATCAGGCAGTGTTCGTCGCGCCCGGCGCGAACGGCCTGGAGGTCGCGGCGATCGACGCGCGCGACTGGGCATCGATCGCCGAGCTCGGCTGGAACTGGCTGACTGGGGATTGGGTCGCCGCGCGCGCCGTGACCGACCGGCGGGCCGAGCGGCTGCGCGTGCTGCGCCGCCGGCCGGTGCTTGCGCTGTTCGACGGCGAGCCGGTGACGCTCGCGCCCAACACCGAGGTCACCGGCGGCATGACGCGGCCAGCCTTCATCGCCACATTGCAGGACGCCGCATGA
- a CDS encoding TetR/AcrR family transcriptional regulator: MSSSSETSDKRVRMARGDRLTQLLDLAWRIVREEGTDALTLGHLAARAGVTKPVVYSHFGTRAGLLATLFRRFDARQTELMDAALERSKPTLADRAHAIASSYVDCVFTQGRELPGVVAALEGSPEMERIKREFHAEFMEKCRVLLAPFAPSGDISPAGLWSMLGAAQSLSHAAASGAVTRDDAIAELDRSIRAMVEMR, encoded by the coding sequence ATGTCAAGCAGCTCTGAAACGAGCGACAAGCGTGTGCGCATGGCGCGGGGCGACCGGCTGACGCAGTTGCTCGACCTGGCGTGGAGGATCGTGCGCGAGGAAGGGACGGACGCGCTCACGCTCGGCCATCTCGCGGCGCGCGCCGGGGTCACCAAGCCCGTGGTGTACAGCCATTTCGGCACCCGCGCGGGGCTGCTCGCGACCCTGTTCCGCCGGTTCGACGCGCGCCAGACCGAATTGATGGATGCGGCGCTCGAACGCAGCAAGCCGACGCTGGCCGATCGCGCGCACGCGATCGCCTCATCCTATGTCGATTGCGTGTTCACGCAGGGCCGCGAGCTTCCCGGGGTGGTCGCGGCGCTCGAGGGCTCGCCCGAAATGGAGCGCATCAAGCGCGAGTTCCATGCCGAGTTCATGGAGAAATGCCGCGTCCTGCTAGCGCCCTTCGCGCCATCGGGCGACATTTCGCCCGCCGGGCTATGGAGCATGCTGGGCGCGGCACAGTCGCTGTCGCATGCCGCTGCGAGCGGAGCGGTGACGCGCGATGACGCCATTGCGGAGCTCGACCGTTCGATCCGGGCGATGGTGGAGATGCGCTAG
- a CDS encoding DUF3011 domain-containing protein, with protein sequence MKYAAALLVALVATLFFATPASAQTTVECVSHNREYAECRAPLDAPQLVYQISSAPCIVNRTWGFNRRTGYLWVSEGCAGVFADPGGYHHGQANTHDQGARHYDPHGRDGGAIAGAVLGALLVGAIESGNHSTSNRHPQPYDGCHGNGCLVDNPDRPRDSGYDGCHGSGCLVDNPDRQSSSADLSTDGIERCADAAVERARSVGRNPRIGRIIDQYPDSDGYHVEGEVNVSAAGGSGTMKFLCVWNGRRANVMLGSGL encoded by the coding sequence ATGAAATATGCCGCCGCTCTGCTCGTCGCGTTGGTCGCGACGCTCTTCTTTGCGACACCCGCTTCGGCGCAGACGACGGTCGAGTGCGTGTCGCACAATCGCGAATATGCCGAATGCCGCGCGCCGCTCGACGCGCCCCAGCTCGTCTACCAGATTTCGAGCGCGCCCTGCATCGTCAACCGCACCTGGGGATTCAACCGCCGCACGGGCTATCTCTGGGTGAGCGAAGGGTGTGCGGGCGTGTTCGCCGATCCCGGCGGCTATCATCACGGCCAGGCGAACACCCACGATCAGGGTGCGCGGCATTATGACCCGCATGGGCGCGATGGCGGCGCGATCGCCGGTGCCGTGCTCGGTGCATTGCTGGTCGGCGCGATCGAAAGCGGCAACCACAGCACGAGCAACCGTCACCCTCAACCCTATGACGGGTGCCACGGCAATGGCTGCCTGGTCGACAACCCTGATCGCCCGCGTGACAGCGGCTATGACGGATGCCATGGCAGCGGTTGCCTGGTCGACAATCCCGACCGCCAGTCCAGCTCGGCGGACCTCTCGACCGACGGGATCGAGCGCTGCGCTGATGCGGCGGTCGAGCGCGCCCGGTCGGTTGGGCGCAACCCCCGCATCGGGCGGATCATCGACCAATATCCCGATTCGGACGGCTATCATGTCGAGGGCGAGGTCAATGTCAGCGCGGCGGGCGGGAGCGGCACGATGAAGTTCCTGTGTGTGTGGAACGGCCGGCGCGCCAATGTGATGCTCGGATCGGGGCTCTGA